In bacterium, one genomic interval encodes:
- the thiL gene encoding thiamine-phosphate kinase, translating into MTANEKQIRAWKCGEFGLIDRIRVRFPNIDLTDDCALLEIAPSKKMLVSTDTSVRGIHFPQNPEFMESAGFKAFAGAVSDINASAGKVIGALLALNLPESLTLAEFDSFIDGIKSFSNRFNIPILGGNISGSTEFSATFTAFGECDRCVTRNGARPGDVLFVIGELGGPEAGRIIVMGEAETTSPHSEIMKNRFLRPEPPLGLGEYLSKIGATAMIDISDGLLADAEHIASESRVAFSIDLASLPLFPGVEDVASQKGIPPYKIAVASGEEYTLLFTLPTSSFDMLNAIPYKFSQIGHVSEGKGIQTFLYGQEIDIKKTGWRHF; encoded by the coding sequence ATGACTGCAAACGAAAAACAAATTCGAGCATGGAAATGCGGTGAATTCGGGCTCATAGATCGAATACGAGTTCGTTTTCCAAACATAGACCTTACAGACGATTGCGCTTTGCTCGAGATTGCACCCTCAAAAAAAATGCTTGTCTCGACCGACACTTCTGTTAGAGGTATCCATTTTCCACAAAATCCCGAATTTATGGAGTCAGCGGGATTTAAAGCATTTGCTGGTGCTGTCTCGGATATTAACGCCTCCGCTGGCAAGGTAATAGGAGCGCTTTTGGCGCTTAACCTTCCGGAATCATTAACTTTGGCTGAATTCGATAGTTTTATCGATGGCATAAAATCTTTTTCAAACAGGTTCAATATCCCTATCTTGGGCGGCAATATAAGTGGTTCAACCGAATTCTCTGCGACGTTCACCGCGTTTGGAGAATGCGATAGATGTGTAACACGTAACGGAGCAAGACCTGGCGATGTTTTATTTGTTATTGGTGAACTGGGTGGTCCAGAAGCTGGAAGAATTATCGTCATGGGTGAAGCAGAAACAACATCACCGCACTCAGAAATCATGAAAAACCGGTTTCTAAGACCAGAACCACCTCTCGGCCTTGGAGAGTATCTCTCCAAAATTGGTGCCACAGCGATGATAGATATATCAGACGGCCTCCTCGCCGATGCCGAACATATCGCTTCGGAGAGTCGAGTCGCATTTTCAATCGACTTGGCAAGTCTCCCACTTTTTCCTGGTGTTGAGGATGTTGCTTCACAAAAAGGTATTCCCCCATATAAGATAGCCGTCGCTAGCGGCGAAGAATATACGCTACTTTTTACACTACCGACATCCTCATTTGACATGCTTAATGCCATCCCATATAAATTCAGCCAAATCGGCCATGTTTCCGAAGGCAAGGGAATACAAACATTTTTATATGGACAGGAAATTGACATAAAAAAAACCGGTTGGCGTCATTTCTAA